A stretch of the Limnothrix sp. FACHB-406 genome encodes the following:
- a CDS encoding ATP-binding sensor histidine kinase has product MTSAPGSTNPAIAHLPAYQILELMYEGTRTLVYRAVEKATQRSVIIKVLSQEYPSFAELVQFRNQYTVTKNLPIDGIVHPLSLIPYGNGYGLVMEDFGAISLAQYLQDNTVTLVEILGIAVRLVEILHELHQYRVIHKDIKPTNILIDPTSKQVKLIDFGIASLLPKETQSLQSPKSLEGTLAYLAPEQTGRMNRAIDYRADFYALGVTLYQMLTGELPFKGQDPLELIHCHMTQIPPAVDVLNPQVPGMVAAIVNKLMAKNAEDRYQSALGLKHDLEHCLNQYALQGRVAVFSLGDRDLNDRFLIPEKLYGRHTEVQALLDAFDRVAQGASELMLVAGFSGIGKTAVVSEVHKPIVRQRGYFIKGKFDQFNRNIPFSAFVQAFRDLMGQLLSESDQQLAQWRTKILTALGTNGQVLIDVIPELERIIGSQPPAPELSGAAAQNRFNLLFQNFLQIFTQATHPLVLFLDDLQWADSASLQLIKILMDGHPYLLLLGTYRDNEVSSAHPLMLTIEELKKAEVTLQTITLAPLGFRDTNQLVAETLHCGLDRSRLLTELIYLRTQGNPFFTAQFLKALKEDGYILFDREQGVWECDLAPISTLSLTDNVVEFMALQLQKLPAVTQGVLKLAACIGNQFDLSTLAIVSEQSETETAAALWKALQEGLILPQSEVYKFYLGQETPEATETETTVSDRAVYRFLHDRVQQAAYALIDDDQKQATHLCVGRLLLEQLSERDREERIFEIVNHLNVGQALIAAPNQQRELAQLNFLAGCKAKAATAYAAALTYIRTAIELLPEAIAQKDYDLSFRLDKERAEIEYLNGNLEAAEIWIQRALSKAKTSLEKADVYNMSILQYTLQAKYPEAIQAGRQGLALLDIDLPVDQLEAALAQELGQAKTLANHNSFEVLTQLPIMTEPEQKMAIKLLISMGPPTYRSHQRLWSVICAKAVNLCLQYGNTPEIGYIYPAFGGLRGYALNNYQGTDQLLDITLQLIQAFNNKSAESVAYLMIGSSLRHWSDPLKIATEDYLSSYRVGLESSNLQYAAYAFGHNMYCRFYQSLPLDQLFDEITEYLNFSRKHKNQWAIDLMLGGLSVVANLLDPEYDPTDLSIGWGKIQSELAYLEQCRIHKNWQVICIFNILRTQVLLIFDQLEEAYYYGQQAESEIINVAPQGLLPYVHHCFVYALLLAARYEQTPEEQKARDWTTIIRYRDQLKIWADNCPENFLHLYFLVKAETDRLTNQYPEAIESYDWAIANAKGMGYLQEEALANELAAKFYMSWGKEKIAAVYLQEAYYCYARWGAKAKIRDLEIRYPKLLRPILQASSTSVDFLNTLMTLTSVNPTIHSSTRKSASSARLNQTLDFASILRASQALSSTIQLEELLGQLTQIILQNSGAERCVLVLADDRGSWQVRATATLKSTQLGNDPLTDHSQVPAKLIRYVKNTQELIVIDDLVTDLPVIGSYLNQHQPKSVLCLPILNQGQLLGCLYLENRLTAGVFTNDRVIILNFLCTQAAISLNNAKLYQQVQQSFTDLQQAQLKLVQSEKMSALGSLVAGVAHEINNPIGCIIGNIDATQIYIEDLLSLLDLYAQELPNPSAQIQAELEAVDLDYVRDDAMQLIRAMKESSDRIRAISKSLRTFSRADTESKQLFDVREGIDSTVLILRHRLKGNDHRPAIHVATNYDPVPEIYCFPGQLNQVFMNLLANAIDALDEASQGHSFEALTAAAQAISIRVTSDQATVQVTIADNGVGIPEEIIGKIFDQAFTTKAVGRGTGLGLAIARQIVVDIHGGSLEAKSTVGQGTEFVIGLPIERPN; this is encoded by the coding sequence ATGACGAGTGCGCCCGGTTCCACCAACCCAGCGATCGCCCATCTTCCGGCATACCAGATTCTTGAGCTGATGTATGAAGGCACAAGAACACTGGTCTATCGCGCAGTGGAAAAGGCAACCCAGCGATCGGTCATCATTAAAGTTCTGTCTCAGGAATATCCAAGTTTTGCAGAATTAGTCCAATTTCGCAATCAATATACGGTCACCAAAAACTTACCCATTGATGGTATTGTTCACCCCCTTAGCCTCATTCCCTACGGCAATGGATATGGGTTGGTGATGGAAGATTTTGGAGCAATTTCCCTTGCTCAATATCTTCAAGATAATACAGTCACTCTCGTTGAAATTCTAGGAATTGCAGTTCGTTTAGTTGAAATTCTCCATGAATTGCATCAATATCGAGTTATTCATAAAGATATTAAACCAACCAATATTCTCATTGACCCCACTTCCAAGCAAGTCAAATTAATTGACTTTGGAATTGCTTCTCTGCTGCCGAAGGAAACGCAATCCCTCCAAAGTCCTAAAAGTCTGGAGGGAACCCTCGCCTATTTGGCTCCAGAACAAACGGGGCGCATGAATCGGGCGATCGATTATCGAGCTGATTTTTACGCCCTAGGAGTCACGCTCTATCAAATGTTGACGGGGGAATTACCGTTTAAGGGTCAAGATCCGCTGGAGCTAATTCATTGCCATATGACGCAAATTCCGCCAGCGGTGGATGTGTTGAACCCTCAGGTTCCTGGCATGGTGGCAGCAATTGTCAACAAGTTGATGGCCAAAAATGCGGAGGATCGCTACCAAAGTGCCTTGGGGTTGAAGCATGACCTGGAGCATTGCCTCAACCAATATGCCCTTCAAGGACGGGTGGCGGTTTTTTCTTTGGGCGATCGGGACTTAAACGATCGATTCCTGATTCCTGAAAAACTTTATGGTCGCCACACAGAAGTTCAAGCCCTTTTAGATGCGTTCGATCGCGTGGCCCAGGGAGCCTCGGAATTAATGTTAGTGGCGGGATTTTCCGGCATTGGCAAAACTGCCGTGGTTAGTGAAGTCCATAAGCCGATCGTGCGGCAACGGGGCTACTTCATTAAGGGAAAGTTTGATCAATTTAACCGCAATATTCCTTTTTCGGCCTTTGTTCAAGCGTTTCGAGATTTGATGGGGCAGCTTCTCTCAGAATCTGACCAACAACTTGCCCAATGGCGCACGAAAATTTTGACGGCCCTGGGAACCAACGGGCAGGTACTGATTGACGTGATTCCTGAGCTAGAGCGGATTATTGGTTCGCAACCACCGGCTCCGGAGTTATCCGGTGCGGCGGCTCAAAATCGATTTAATTTGCTCTTTCAGAATTTCCTCCAAATCTTTACCCAAGCGACCCATCCCCTGGTTTTATTTTTGGATGATTTGCAGTGGGCTGATTCAGCCTCTTTGCAACTGATTAAGATTTTGATGGATGGTCATCCCTATCTTTTGCTATTGGGAACCTATCGAGATAATGAAGTCTCGTCTGCCCATCCGTTAATGCTGACCATTGAGGAACTGAAAAAAGCAGAGGTCACGCTGCAAACAATCACCCTTGCTCCCCTAGGGTTTCGCGATACTAACCAGTTGGTGGCGGAAACTTTGCATTGCGGCTTGGATCGATCGCGCTTGCTGACGGAGCTAATTTATCTTCGTACTCAAGGAAATCCTTTCTTTACGGCCCAATTTTTGAAGGCTCTCAAAGAAGATGGCTATATTTTGTTTGACCGAGAGCAAGGCGTTTGGGAATGCGATTTAGCACCCATCAGCACCCTGTCTTTAACGGACAATGTGGTGGAATTTATGGCCTTGCAGCTTCAGAAGTTGCCTGCGGTTACCCAAGGAGTTTTGAAGCTAGCCGCTTGTATTGGCAACCAGTTTGATTTGAGCACCTTGGCCATTGTTTCTGAACAGTCAGAAACGGAGACCGCCGCAGCCCTCTGGAAAGCGCTGCAAGAGGGATTAATTTTGCCCCAAAGCGAGGTTTATAAATTCTATTTAGGTCAAGAAACACCAGAGGCGACAGAAACAGAAACCACAGTGAGCGATCGGGCTGTTTATCGCTTTTTGCACGATCGTGTTCAACAGGCAGCCTATGCCTTGATTGATGACGACCAAAAACAGGCAACCCATCTTTGTGTGGGTCGGTTACTGTTGGAGCAACTTTCAGAGCGCGATCGGGAAGAGCGGATCTTTGAAATTGTTAACCACCTCAACGTGGGTCAAGCGCTCATTGCAGCACCCAACCAACAGCGAGAATTAGCCCAATTAAATTTCTTAGCCGGTTGCAAGGCCAAAGCCGCCACCGCCTATGCCGCCGCATTGACCTATATTCGCACGGCGATCGAGTTGTTACCGGAGGCGATCGCCCAAAAGGACTATGACCTCAGTTTTAGGCTCGATAAAGAACGGGCAGAAATTGAATATTTGAATGGCAACCTGGAAGCAGCAGAAATCTGGATTCAAAGAGCCTTGAGCAAGGCGAAAACTTCCTTAGAAAAAGCCGATGTTTACAACATGTCGATCTTGCAATATACCTTGCAAGCCAAATATCCCGAAGCGATTCAAGCGGGCCGTCAAGGCTTAGCCCTCCTGGATATTGATCTGCCTGTTGATCAATTGGAAGCGGCCCTAGCCCAGGAATTAGGCCAAGCAAAAACATTGGCCAATCATAATTCCTTTGAGGTGCTGACTCAGTTGCCGATCATGACTGAGCCGGAGCAAAAAATGGCGATCAAGCTGTTAATTAGCATGGGGCCACCCACTTATCGCTCCCATCAACGGCTGTGGTCGGTCATTTGTGCCAAGGCAGTGAATCTTTGTTTGCAATATGGCAATACACCGGAAATTGGCTATATCTACCCGGCTTTTGGTGGGCTGCGGGGCTATGCCTTGAATAACTATCAAGGCACTGATCAATTACTGGATATTACCCTTCAGCTAATTCAGGCTTTTAATAATAAGTCCGCTGAAAGTGTGGCTTATTTGATGATTGGCAGTTCCTTACGCCATTGGTCAGATCCCCTCAAAATTGCCACGGAAGATTATCTATCTTCCTATCGAGTGGGGCTGGAATCAAGTAATTTGCAATACGCGGCCTATGCTTTTGGTCACAACATGTATTGCCGGTTTTATCAAAGCCTGCCCCTAGATCAACTATTTGATGAAATTACAGAATATTTAAACTTCAGTCGCAAGCATAAAAATCAGTGGGCGATCGATCTGATGTTAGGGGGTCTGTCGGTGGTTGCCAATCTCCTAGACCCGGAATATGACCCAACGGATTTATCGATCGGCTGGGGCAAAATTCAGTCAGAGCTAGCCTACTTAGAGCAATGCCGGATTCACAAAAACTGGCAAGTTATTTGCATTTTTAATATTCTGCGCACCCAAGTTCTTTTGATTTTTGATCAACTGGAAGAAGCCTATTATTACGGTCAGCAGGCGGAATCAGAAATTATTAATGTGGCTCCTCAAGGACTATTGCCCTATGTTCATCACTGTTTTGTTTATGCACTGCTCTTAGCGGCTCGATATGAGCAAACCCCTGAAGAACAAAAAGCCAGGGATTGGACAACCATCATTCGCTATCGTGATCAGCTCAAAATTTGGGCCGATAATTGTCCCGAAAACTTCTTGCACCTTTACTTTTTGGTCAAGGCGGAAACCGATCGCCTCACCAATCAATATCCTGAGGCGATCGAGTCCTATGATTGGGCGATCGCCAACGCCAAAGGCATGGGCTATCTCCAGGAAGAGGCCCTGGCCAATGAACTGGCTGCGAAGTTTTATATGAGTTGGGGTAAAGAGAAAATTGCCGCCGTTTATCTCCAGGAAGCCTACTATTGCTATGCCCGCTGGGGAGCCAAAGCCAAAATTCGAGATCTGGAAATTCGCTATCCCAAATTGTTGCGACCAATTCTTCAGGCGAGTTCCACCTCGGTTGACTTTCTCAACACGTTGATGACCCTTACTTCGGTTAACCCGACCATCCACAGCAGCACGCGCAAAAGTGCTAGCAGCGCTCGGCTTAATCAAACCTTGGACTTTGCTAGCATTTTGCGAGCGTCACAGGCCCTTTCTAGCACTATTCAATTAGAAGAATTGTTGGGTCAACTCACGCAAATTATTTTGCAAAATTCCGGAGCAGAACGCTGCGTTTTGGTGTTGGCTGATGATCGTGGAAGCTGGCAAGTGCGTGCTACGGCCACACTGAAATCGACCCAACTGGGAAATGATCCTTTAACCGATCACAGTCAAGTGCCGGCCAAGCTCATTCGGTATGTAAAAAATACCCAAGAACTGATTGTTATTGATGATTTGGTTACGGATTTACCAGTAATCGGAAGTTATTTAAATCAACATCAACCGAAGAGCGTCCTCTGTTTGCCTATCTTGAATCAGGGGCAATTATTGGGTTGCTTGTATTTGGAAAATCGGCTAACCGCTGGAGTTTTCACCAACGATCGAGTGATTATTCTCAACTTCCTTTGCACGCAAGCAGCCATTTCTCTCAACAATGCCAAGCTTTATCAGCAGGTACAACAGTCTTTTACGGACTTACAGCAAGCACAATTAAAGCTAGTTCAAAGTGAAAAAATGTCGGCTTTGGGAAGTTTAGTGGCAGGGGTAGCCCACGAAATTAATAACCCGATCGGCTGCATTATTGGCAACATTGACGCAACCCAAATCTATATTGAAGACCTTCTGAGCTTGCTAGATCTCTATGCTCAAGAGTTGCCGAATCCCAGCGCCCAAATTCAAGCGGAATTGGAAGCAGTGGATTTGGACTATGTGCGCGATGATGCCATGCAACTGATTCGGGCCATGAAGGAAAGTAGCGATCGAATCCGTGCCATCAGCAAGAGTTTGAGAACCTTCTCCCGAGCGGATACGGAAAGCAAGCAATTGTTTGATGTGCGTGAAGGCATTGACAGCACGGTTTTGATCTTGCGCCATCGCCTGAAGGGCAATGATCACCGACCAGCGATTCATGTGGCCACCAATTACGATCCAGTGCCCGAAATTTATTGCTTTCCGGGGCAACTGAACCAAGTGTTTATGAATTTGTTAGCCAATGCGATCGATGCGTTGGATGAGGCCAGTCAAGGACATAGTTTTGAAGCATTAACCGCCGCTGCTCAGGCAATTTCCATTCGCGTCACGTCCGACCAAGCAACGGTTCAAGTCACGATCGCTGATAACGGGGTGGGAATCCCTGAGGAAATTATCGGCAAGATTTTTGACCAAGCGTTTACGACTAAAGCAGTGGGTCGCGGAACGGGGCTAGGATTGGCGATCGCCCGCCAAATTGTGGTGGATATCCATGGGGGCAGCTTGGAGGCGAAATCAACGGTCGGTCAAGGGACAGAATTTGTGATTGGCTTGCCGATCGAGCGTCCCAATTAA
- a CDS encoding LD-carboxypeptidase: MMINHGRSRRFWLRGLGALALATQIDGRSLARAADSPLSPLPTANPVRPLLRPRSLRPGDTIAIVAPAGRVAAADLQQGWQWLTQQGFRLIPGRHLFDRDGYLAGRDRDRAADLNRAFADPQVAAVICARGGWGCARILPLLDWELARSHPKILLGFSDISALLLAYYERSGLVTFHGPVIASRWNAFSTAAWQQVLMAGTAATLQNPPQQTHRVIHPGQAQGPLVVSNLSVLAAMVGSTYLPQWAGKILVVEEVGEPVYRVDRLLSQLKLAGLLDQLAGFVFAQCTRCESPGDREPALSLNRVLDDWIRPLGIPSWQGLALGHVPDKLTLPIGIPVAIDAERATLQLLEAPVELREPLDRRSSKSP; encoded by the coding sequence ATGATGATCAACCATGGGCGATCGCGCCGGTTTTGGCTGAGGGGTTTGGGTGCTCTGGCCCTAGCTACGCAAATCGACGGCCGATCGCTGGCCAGGGCGGCAGATTCTCCCTTGTCGCCATTGCCAACGGCTAACCCGGTGCGGCCTCTGCTGCGGCCGCGATCGCTCCGACCCGGCGACACGATCGCGATTGTGGCTCCGGCGGGGCGCGTTGCGGCAGCCGACCTACAGCAGGGCTGGCAGTGGTTGACTCAGCAAGGATTTCGGCTGATTCCGGGGCGACATTTATTCGATCGAGATGGTTACTTGGCCGGGCGCGATCGGGATCGGGCGGCGGATTTAAACCGGGCCTTTGCCGATCCGCAAGTGGCGGCAGTTATTTGTGCGCGCGGTGGGTGGGGCTGTGCGCGGATTTTGCCCTTGCTGGATTGGGAGTTGGCGCGATCGCACCCCAAAATTCTCCTGGGCTTCAGCGACATCAGCGCCCTGTTGTTGGCCTATTACGAGCGATCGGGCTTGGTCACGTTCCATGGCCCCGTGATCGCTTCTCGCTGGAATGCATTTTCCACGGCCGCTTGGCAACAGGTTTTGATGGCAGGGACAGCGGCCACCCTCCAAAATCCGCCCCAGCAAACCCACCGAGTGATTCACCCCGGCCAAGCCCAGGGCCCCTTGGTGGTGTCGAATCTGTCGGTGTTGGCGGCCATGGTGGGATCCACCTATCTTCCCCAGTGGGCGGGCAAAATTTTGGTGGTGGAAGAGGTGGGCGAGCCGGTCTATCGGGTCGATCGCCTGTTGTCGCAACTGAAGCTGGCGGGTTTGCTGGATCAGTTGGCGGGGTTCGTGTTTGCCCAATGCACGCGCTGCGAGAGTCCGGGCGATCGGGAGCCGGCCCTTTCCCTCAACCGCGTGCTGGATGATTGGATTCGCCCCTTGGGAATTCCCAGTTGGCAGGGGTTGGCCCTGGGCCATGTGCCCGACAAGCTCACCCTCCCGATCGGGATTCCGGTCGCGATCGATGCCGAGCGGGCCACGCTGCAATTACTGGAAGCCCCTGTGGAATTGCGGGAACCTCTCGATCGTCGCTCATCCAAGTCTCCCTAA
- a CDS encoding Fe(3+) ABC transporter substrate-binding protein encodes MRRLTRRAFLATSSMATAAVAIAQGCTPSSSTSNNANGSSSNGSSQTVLRLYSGRHYDSDKAVYEGFERKTGIKIEYISDDADKLIERIQAEGSNSTADLLLTVDAGRLWRASAEGLFQPVTPTQAPNLYSAVPENLRHPEGQWFALSKRARVIMYNKEKVQPSELNTYEALADARWRSQILVRTSSNIYNLSWVGEMIAVHGEAKTEQWARSMVANFARPPEGNDTAQIMSCAAGIGSIAISNTYYLVRLAKSTKPEERTAFQRIGVCFPNQGDRGTHINISGVGLVKNARNPEGAIQFMEYLLSPEAQELFAKGNHEYPVLKGVALDPDLAKLGTFKESTVSATTFGRNNEVALKLLDRAGWK; translated from the coding sequence ATGAGACGTTTGACCCGCCGCGCCTTTTTGGCGACCAGCTCAATGGCCACCGCCGCCGTTGCGATCGCCCAGGGTTGCACCCCATCTTCATCCACTTCCAACAACGCCAACGGCAGTTCCAGCAATGGATCCAGCCAAACAGTGTTGCGGCTCTATTCCGGCCGTCACTACGACAGCGACAAGGCTGTTTATGAAGGATTTGAACGCAAAACCGGCATCAAAATCGAATACATCTCCGATGATGCCGACAAGCTCATTGAGCGGATCCAAGCAGAGGGCAGCAACAGCACAGCAGATTTGTTGCTAACAGTGGACGCGGGGCGATTATGGCGGGCTTCGGCAGAAGGGTTGTTTCAGCCGGTGACCCCCACCCAGGCCCCCAACCTTTACAGCGCGGTCCCAGAAAATTTGCGCCACCCGGAAGGCCAGTGGTTTGCCCTGTCGAAGCGGGCCCGCGTGATTATGTACAACAAGGAAAAGGTGCAACCCTCGGAACTCAACACCTATGAAGCGCTGGCCGATGCCCGGTGGCGCAGCCAAATTCTGGTGCGCACCTCCAGCAACATCTACAACCTGTCCTGGGTGGGGGAAATGATTGCTGTCCATGGCGAGGCCAAGACGGAACAATGGGCCCGCAGCATGGTGGCGAATTTTGCGCGGCCACCGGAAGGCAATGACACGGCGCAAATCATGTCCTGTGCAGCGGGCATTGGTTCGATCGCCATTTCCAACACTTACTATTTGGTGCGTTTGGCCAAGTCCACCAAACCGGAAGAGCGCACCGCCTTCCAACGAATTGGAGTCTGTTTCCCAAACCAGGGCGATCGGGGAACCCACATCAACATCAGCGGCGTGGGCCTGGTGAAAAATGCTCGTAACCCCGAAGGGGCGATTCAGTTCATGGAATATTTGCTGAGTCCCGAAGCCCAGGAACTCTTTGCCAAGGGCAACCACGAATATCCCGTGCTGAAGGGTGTGGCGCTGGATCCAGATCTGGCCAAGCTGGGCACTTTCAAGGAATCCACCGTGAGCGCCACCACCTTTGGCCGCAACAACGAGGTGGCGCTCAAACTGCTCGATCGCGCTGGTTGGAAGTAA
- a CDS encoding L-threonylcarbamoyladenylate synthase codes for MPQVTLSALITGLRTGTALASFPTDTVPALAARPDRAPAVYATKQRDFQKPLILMGAQPADLWPYVDDRAGDLGQWQAIAQDYWPGALTIVLPAQSDRLPPMNDILGPTRSIGLRVPACEVAKAILAQTGPLLTTSVNRSGQPPLRMIADINREFPELLTLSPDEVAAMGDSEVGSGEPSTVVRWGPTGWEVLRQGAIQFLG; via the coding sequence GTGCCCCAAGTCACTCTCTCAGCCCTAATCACCGGCTTGCGGACAGGAACCGCCCTCGCCAGTTTCCCTACGGATACGGTTCCGGCCCTGGCGGCTCGGCCCGATCGGGCCCCGGCGGTCTATGCCACCAAGCAGCGCGATTTCCAAAAGCCTCTGATTTTGATGGGGGCCCAGCCAGCGGATTTGTGGCCCTATGTGGACGATCGGGCCGGCGATCTGGGCCAATGGCAGGCGATCGCCCAAGACTATTGGCCAGGAGCCTTAACGATCGTGTTGCCTGCCCAGAGCGATCGCCTGCCGCCCATGAACGACATCTTGGGCCCCACACGCTCGATCGGGCTGCGAGTTCCCGCCTGTGAAGTAGCCAAGGCGATTTTGGCGCAAACGGGGCCGCTACTCACCACCAGTGTGAATCGATCGGGGCAGCCTCCCCTACGGATGATCGCAGACATTAACCGAGAATTTCCCGAACTGCTGACCCTCAGCCCCGATGAAGTGGCCGCCATGGGCGATTCGGAAGTGGGTTCCGGCGAACCATCCACCGTGGTGCGCTGGGGGCCGACGGGCTGGGAAGTATTGCGCCAAGGGGCCATCCAATTTCTTGGCTAA